One stretch of Roseimicrobium sp. ORNL1 DNA includes these proteins:
- a CDS encoding exopolysaccharide biosynthesis polyprenyl glycosylphosphotransferase, which produces MLVAKRVQGLQAVQLALSISGALVLFWVLLLCYVVLRDQWTLNLERYLVYNVVIVGALMVDFLRCRRWTGFMSQGMESRMNAVRVAFVQTVTVLLAMGFFSLTFKDMVISRVFLVGYLVFLLFFLYWASKRMPRWLASRFFRGCRMQRAFIAGENVAVNRVKELLEPQTHCGIELTGYISNSSDTEGGVSGLQHLGYLDQLEGILDQHRPSLLVYSGLPNGNELLRLRDACENAGSRLLVAYDLEPEIARSAVFHHLNGLPIMGMHEEPLESPANRVLKRAFDIVVSLPVVLFVLPVVGLIVKIAHWRQSRGPLIFRQVRSGLHNERFVMYKFRSMHVDSGPEHQQATHGDARVFSFGKFMRRSSLDELPQFINVLLGEMSVVGPRPHLTLHDEEFYEQDRRYRMRQFAKPGITGLAQIRGFRGLTVDSADIVKRISADLDYLKHWTLTMDLTIVLRTVLHVVKSPRSAC; this is translated from the coding sequence ATGTTGGTAGCAAAACGAGTTCAAGGTTTACAAGCGGTTCAGCTGGCGCTGAGTATCAGTGGCGCGCTCGTTCTTTTCTGGGTTCTGCTGTTATGCTATGTGGTCTTGCGGGACCAGTGGACGCTTAATTTGGAGCGATATCTAGTCTATAATGTCGTGATCGTGGGTGCACTCATGGTGGACTTCCTCAGGTGCAGGCGTTGGACGGGGTTCATGTCACAAGGAATGGAGAGCAGGATGAATGCGGTCAGGGTCGCGTTTGTCCAGACGGTGACAGTGTTGCTGGCCATGGGTTTCTTTTCGCTGACCTTCAAGGACATGGTGATTTCGCGCGTGTTCCTTGTCGGTTACCTGGTCTTCCTCCTTTTCTTTTTGTACTGGGCGAGCAAGAGGATGCCGAGGTGGCTGGCATCGCGTTTCTTCAGGGGATGCCGCATGCAGCGGGCCTTTATCGCCGGGGAGAATGTTGCAGTCAACCGGGTGAAAGAGTTGCTGGAGCCCCAGACGCACTGCGGAATCGAACTGACGGGCTATATCTCCAACAGTAGCGATACCGAAGGGGGAGTCTCCGGTTTGCAGCATCTCGGTTATCTTGATCAGTTGGAAGGCATCTTGGATCAGCACCGCCCTTCGTTGCTGGTTTATTCAGGGCTGCCGAATGGGAATGAACTGCTGCGGCTCCGTGATGCGTGCGAGAATGCAGGTTCCAGGCTCTTGGTTGCTTATGATCTGGAGCCAGAGATTGCGAGAAGCGCGGTGTTCCACCATTTGAACGGACTTCCCATCATGGGAATGCACGAGGAACCCCTGGAGTCACCCGCGAATCGCGTGCTGAAGCGAGCCTTCGACATCGTTGTTTCTCTCCCGGTGGTGCTATTTGTGCTGCCCGTAGTTGGCCTCATCGTCAAGATCGCGCACTGGCGCCAGTCACGTGGTCCTCTAATCTTCCGTCAGGTGCGTAGTGGCCTGCACAACGAAAGGTTCGTCATGTACAAGTTCAGGTCGATGCATGTGGATTCTGGTCCTGAGCATCAACAGGCCACGCATGGTGACGCTCGTGTATTCTCCTTTGGGAAGTTTATGCGGAGGTCGAGCTTGGACGAGTTGCCTCAGTTCATCAATGTGCTGCTCGGTGAGATGAGCGTGGTGGGCCCGCGTCCTCACCTGACCTTGCACGACGAGGAATTCTACGAGCAGGACCGGAGGTATCGGATGCGTCAGTTCGCAAAGCCTGGCATCACGGGGTTGGCCCAGATTCGAGGGTTCAGAGGCTTGACCGTGGACAGTGCAGACATCGTGAAGCGCATTTCGGCGGATCTCGACTACCTGAAACACTGGACGCTTACCATGGATCTCACCATTGTCCTCCGCACGGTGTTGCACGTCGTGAAGTCGCCACGCTCCGCCTGCTGA
- a CDS encoding polysaccharide biosynthesis tyrosine autokinase produces the protein MRSKNSDIEDDEDDVKGSGEGLSWRVYYQALKERLWLIILFAIAGVVYAAYQSNKAVPIYASRAVLQFESPRRIMPLDTVQQDDLSNEQSLNTLIETLNSRTMLQRVAIRLKLDRDFVFLPRPAGRDANPLDVVVGRLQGCVSSGVRGRTRLIDIRAEHTDPETARKLADGVAEEYLRFTIETRNRSNQMANQMLMEEATRLKEKVSRSQLALQEFRERTGLVSLEKDQDIVVTRFKQLNERLNEARSRRMQLEVDMAGALKGQSNAEDLLKVPSIAQNADVRLAQERWAQEEANLRAISARYREKHPRHIDQVARVEAAKRELPAAAMRAAATMKEQYETAKETESRIEKEFQDQEKDTYTLGKTQVEYDGLKRDVEQDIAVFNGVLSSLKQSDVSKGFETDSVEIVEPAVASYAPVRPDKRKILLQWSIGGIVLGLGLTLGLHFLDNSIKAVAEAETMTGLPVLTAIIAKKTSARKNPLPDLEIVHQKNSPVSESFRTLRSAIMLLGRFDERRVFMFTSALPAEGKTFCASNFAVSLAQQGLKTVLVDCDLRKPAISEVFLGKAAPIGVSDVLAGQCALDEVLQSTPVADLDVLPAGSRSPNPSELLSGKSLPRLIRDLLERYDKVVIDSAPIMAVSDTLVVAPHVDTICLVVRSHKTPAYAVMRASVALRKTDKIPAGIVLNRMPAAAAGQYYYYSSSHGERKVYGSA, from the coding sequence ATGAGATCCAAGAACTCCGACATCGAAGACGACGAGGATGACGTCAAGGGCAGCGGCGAAGGGCTGAGCTGGAGAGTGTACTACCAGGCCCTGAAGGAGCGCCTGTGGCTCATCATTCTCTTTGCGATCGCTGGTGTGGTCTATGCGGCTTATCAGTCGAATAAGGCGGTTCCTATTTATGCATCCAGGGCGGTGCTGCAGTTTGAGTCTCCCCGCCGCATCATGCCCTTGGATACTGTGCAGCAGGACGACCTGTCGAATGAGCAGTCTCTCAATACCTTGATTGAGACGCTGAACAGCCGTACCATGCTGCAGCGAGTGGCCATCCGGCTCAAGCTGGACAGGGACTTTGTCTTTCTTCCCAGACCTGCCGGGCGCGATGCCAACCCGCTGGATGTTGTCGTGGGCCGTCTGCAAGGTTGCGTATCCAGCGGCGTGCGCGGACGCACGCGTCTGATTGATATCAGAGCCGAGCACACAGATCCGGAGACCGCAAGGAAGCTGGCGGATGGAGTTGCTGAAGAATATCTGCGTTTCACGATTGAAACGCGGAATCGCTCCAACCAGATGGCGAACCAGATGCTCATGGAGGAAGCAACGCGGCTGAAGGAAAAAGTCTCTCGCTCGCAGCTTGCGCTTCAAGAGTTTCGAGAAAGGACAGGTTTGGTGTCCTTGGAAAAAGATCAGGATATTGTTGTAACCCGCTTCAAACAACTCAACGAGCGACTGAACGAGGCACGTAGTCGCCGTATGCAACTTGAGGTGGACATGGCAGGCGCACTCAAAGGCCAGAGCAATGCCGAGGACCTGCTGAAAGTCCCAAGCATCGCGCAGAACGCGGACGTGCGCCTGGCTCAGGAGCGGTGGGCTCAGGAGGAAGCGAACCTGCGGGCCATTTCAGCCCGCTACCGGGAGAAACATCCCAGACACATTGACCAGGTGGCACGCGTTGAGGCAGCGAAACGGGAGCTTCCAGCGGCGGCCATGCGTGCTGCTGCGACCATGAAGGAGCAGTATGAGACCGCAAAGGAGACCGAATCTCGTATTGAGAAAGAATTCCAGGATCAGGAGAAGGATACCTATACTCTTGGGAAGACGCAGGTCGAATACGATGGGTTGAAGCGTGATGTCGAACAGGACATCGCCGTGTTCAATGGTGTGTTGTCCAGCCTCAAGCAGAGCGATGTTTCAAAAGGGTTCGAGACTGACAGCGTTGAGATCGTGGAGCCTGCGGTCGCCTCTTATGCGCCGGTCCGTCCGGATAAGCGAAAAATTCTGCTGCAGTGGTCCATTGGGGGCATTGTCCTCGGACTGGGACTGACTCTGGGACTTCACTTCCTGGATAATTCAATCAAGGCGGTAGCGGAGGCGGAGACCATGACCGGACTGCCTGTGCTCACCGCGATCATTGCCAAGAAGACCAGTGCACGGAAGAACCCGCTTCCTGACCTTGAGATCGTGCACCAGAAGAACAGTCCGGTCTCGGAAAGCTTCCGTACTTTGAGAAGCGCGATTATGCTTCTAGGACGGTTCGATGAGAGGCGCGTGTTTATGTTTACGAGTGCTCTGCCAGCCGAGGGCAAAACTTTTTGTGCCAGCAACTTTGCTGTTTCGCTGGCACAGCAGGGCCTGAAGACGGTGTTGGTGGATTGTGACCTTCGCAAGCCCGCCATCTCTGAGGTATTCTTGGGCAAAGCCGCTCCCATCGGGGTTTCGGATGTTCTGGCGGGGCAGTGTGCCTTGGATGAGGTGTTGCAGTCCACGCCGGTGGCGGATCTTGACGTGCTCCCCGCTGGTTCTCGTTCGCCAAATCCGTCTGAACTCTTGTCAGGGAAATCGCTCCCGAGGCTTATCAGGGATTTGTTGGAGCGCTATGACAAGGTGGTCATCGATTCGGCGCCCATCATGGCCGTCTCAGACACGCTTGTCGTTGCTCCGCATGTGGACACCATTTGCCTGGTGGTGCGTTCGCACAAGACCCCCGCGTATGCGGTCATGCGTGCAAGTGTGGCGCTGCGAAAGACGGACAAGATACCTGCTGGCATCGTTTTGAACCGGATGCCTGCAGCAGCGGCGGGACAGTACTACTACTATTCCTCGAGCCATGGCGAGAGGAAAGTTTACGGGTCTGCCTAG
- a CDS encoding polysaccharide biosynthesis/export family protein — MKNNASVAKLKVVALTCMLTAGPLVVVGQVPRPVLIPEPAPPVAELVERPTLAPREPAATPVSGTYRLNPSDRIVVSVFGEPDLNTDVRIAEDGTIRMPLIGSVAVAKMTVNEAVGTITQRYNKDYLVNPVVTILLAEQRKATVTLLGHFNKQGPIEIPLDGMPITQVIAEAGGFTRLASPSRVTVKRVVDGREQVHKVDAKEQTEDAKTAIFLCLPGDVITVAERFF, encoded by the coding sequence ATGAAAAATAATGCATCCGTCGCCAAACTTAAGGTTGTCGCTCTGACGTGCATGCTGACAGCCGGGCCACTGGTCGTTGTGGGGCAAGTGCCACGACCAGTCCTTATTCCCGAGCCTGCGCCGCCGGTGGCAGAACTGGTCGAGCGCCCGACGCTCGCGCCTAGGGAGCCGGCAGCAACGCCGGTTTCCGGTACCTATCGGTTGAATCCCTCGGACCGCATCGTCGTCAGCGTCTTCGGTGAGCCTGATCTGAACACCGATGTAAGGATCGCTGAAGATGGCACCATCAGGATGCCATTGATTGGTTCGGTTGCCGTTGCAAAGATGACCGTGAATGAAGCGGTCGGAACGATTACGCAGAGATATAACAAGGACTACCTTGTCAATCCGGTGGTGACGATCTTGCTCGCCGAACAACGCAAGGCGACGGTTACGCTGCTCGGGCACTTCAACAAGCAGGGCCCTATCGAGATTCCTCTCGACGGGATGCCTATCACCCAGGTTATTGCTGAGGCCGGAGGTTTTACACGATTGGCCAGTCCCTCCAGAGTCACCGTCAAGCGTGTGGTGGATGGAAGGGAGCAGGTACACAAGGTCGACGCCAAGGAGCAAACTGAGGATGCCAAGACTGCCATTTTCTTGTGCCTGCCTGGTGACGTCATCACTGTGGCTGAGAGATTCTTTTGA
- a CDS encoding outer membrane beta-barrel protein produces the protein MGTHFQDTSIHARAIALALALLGMCPATAEVVTKVRQDSVRDMLFPFNKSAAASGPEEYVWDGDELDYVVEKRMWELDSRLMVGIWYDDNLFLDDGETKEPVGDYYFSVNPSFDLSFGPNDAGLAATLYYNIEKQWYIQGKTDDAINQALAFRLLWTGAKARAYLNLSWATVNGNDVDVGTRLKRDGAQLSVGASYIIGAKTTVGVGFSTILREYTGGFSDSMGYSASAFADYQFSPKTSFGIGVGYGYTEVDGTPDYRFSEVGGPASYNSYDLNLRATWAAASRLTLSGTAGVQMNDTAYEQEYTPTFSIDVDYDLLGDGKTSAKLSTYRDFHPAAALRKQAYWSTGISLDITHALTERTRIGLGVGYEFADYVAITYGNRFPATREDRYYYVRPNITYALNERLSLSFLYQLSVNDSEGFGAASFERNWMGVTLNAAF, from the coding sequence ATGGGCACACACTTCCAAGACACATCCATCCATGCCAGGGCAATTGCTCTGGCACTGGCGCTTCTTGGGATGTGCCCAGCAACCGCTGAAGTGGTGACCAAGGTCAGACAGGACTCGGTGCGGGATATGTTGTTTCCCTTCAACAAGAGCGCGGCGGCGTCGGGTCCCGAAGAATATGTGTGGGATGGGGACGAACTTGACTATGTGGTGGAGAAGAGAATGTGGGAGCTGGACAGCCGTTTGATGGTGGGGATCTGGTACGACGACAATTTGTTCCTGGACGATGGGGAGACAAAGGAGCCTGTCGGTGACTACTACTTCAGCGTTAATCCCAGTTTTGACCTTAGTTTCGGTCCGAACGATGCTGGCCTTGCTGCCACTCTCTATTATAACATTGAGAAGCAGTGGTATATCCAGGGGAAGACCGACGACGCCATCAATCAAGCGCTTGCATTCAGGTTGCTATGGACCGGGGCGAAAGCCAGAGCATATCTTAACCTGAGTTGGGCGACGGTGAATGGAAACGATGTGGATGTGGGAACGCGTCTCAAGCGAGATGGCGCCCAACTCTCTGTAGGAGCATCTTATATCATTGGGGCAAAGACCACTGTAGGGGTGGGATTTTCAACGATTCTTCGCGAATACACCGGAGGGTTCTCGGATTCGATGGGTTACTCGGCCTCGGCATTTGCCGACTACCAGTTTTCGCCGAAAACGTCCTTTGGCATTGGTGTTGGTTATGGTTACACCGAAGTGGATGGAACGCCGGACTATAGATTCAGCGAAGTGGGTGGACCAGCCAGTTACAACAGCTACGATTTGAATCTTCGCGCAACTTGGGCTGCCGCGTCCCGGCTTACTTTGAGCGGAACTGCGGGTGTGCAGATGAACGACACCGCGTACGAGCAAGAGTACACACCTACGTTCTCCATCGATGTCGACTACGATCTTCTCGGGGACGGGAAGACCAGTGCCAAGCTTAGTACTTATCGCGATTTTCATCCTGCGGCCGCGCTTCGCAAGCAGGCGTACTGGAGTACTGGTATCTCGCTGGACATCACGCACGCCCTCACAGAGCGGACGCGTATCGGGCTTGGTGTTGGGTATGAGTTTGCTGACTATGTTGCCATCACCTACGGCAACCGGTTCCCAGCCACCCGCGAAGACAGGTATTATTACGTCCGTCCGAACATTACCTATGCTTTGAATGAGCGCCTCAGCCTCTCGTTCCTATATCAACTGAGCGTCAATGATTCCGAGGGTTTCGGTGCAGCGTCGTTTGAGCGCAACTGGATGGGGGTCACCTTGAACGCTGCCTTTTGA
- a CDS encoding response regulator transcription factor codes for MAHRHDKIASQKTILVVDSHEVVREGVRQIISQRFQDCKVLMATDSAQAMQLLRQELEIDLVILELLLPGKGGLELIHEISNFKKSIPLLVHTANNATNYGVQAVRRGAWAFVEKQSGVEELTAAISALFSGRKFFNSQIAQKIVSNVRQGEERPRHEKLSNREFLILRKLGHGVAIKELAAELSLSAKTISTYRTRLFRKLDIQSLAEVVRYCIEHDLK; via the coding sequence ATGGCGCACAGGCACGATAAAATTGCATCACAAAAGACTATTTTAGTGGTTGATAGCCATGAGGTCGTCCGGGAAGGGGTGCGCCAGATCATTTCCCAGAGGTTTCAGGACTGCAAGGTGCTTATGGCCACGGATAGTGCACAGGCGATGCAGTTGCTGAGGCAGGAGCTGGAGATTGATCTTGTCATCCTTGAACTGCTGCTTCCTGGCAAAGGTGGTCTGGAACTCATTCATGAGATTTCAAATTTTAAAAAATCCATTCCGCTCCTTGTCCATACTGCGAATAACGCCACCAACTATGGTGTGCAAGCTGTCCGGCGCGGGGCATGGGCCTTTGTTGAAAAGCAGAGCGGCGTTGAGGAACTTACTGCTGCAATCTCAGCACTGTTTAGTGGAAGAAAGTTCTTCAACTCGCAAATTGCGCAAAAGATTGTCTCAAATGTACGCCAGGGAGAAGAGAGGCCGCGACATGAGAAACTTTCGAACCGGGAATTTTTGATACTGCGAAAACTTGGACATGGCGTGGCTATCAAAGAGCTGGCTGCCGAACTGTCCTTGAGTGCCAAGACGATAAGCACTTATCGCACGCGTCTTTTTCGTAAACTTGACATTCAGTCACTTGCGGAAGTTGTGCGATATTGTATCGAACATGACCTGAAATGA
- a CDS encoding exosortase/archaeosortase family protein yields the protein MERIQANLWPEETIPAGEGIRHSVRRWWPAIVGLIVVWGVPIWHLSTDWSLSDQYSYGWVVPLLMLYLVRLRLTDAPAPSLGWKEDRKRAAITLGALIFLYFPLIVIRVANPDWRPLGYVIAGQAIVITWIGVYLAAGWRVAWHFSIPLLFFLVAVPWPRPIDAPVMHYLMEKNAGIAIEGLLWDGIAAMRRGNLVVLPTGTVGVDEACSGIYSLQGTLMLSIFLGEMYRLGATRRLVLLLGGVGVALATNAIRTYWLAAVAATQGLEAVEGWHDSAGYTILAANFCALWLATVGLTRLPSRKWLVTGDLSERIYRHSGDDTRRWFVPTGRWFAALTAVVVVGFVFSAWWFARGEAHAEAPLSWQVQQPTSYPGFATKRMSDKVAMTLRHDAGWTGSWKGSHGERVQAWYLRWAPGKNSPQLASMHDPRTCLSGLGLEMQAELSPWEFRQDALALPVKTFRFRDGTETVHVYYALLDDRPSKKMERRYDNTVFSRLELAWEGVRNRGQRLVEIGVWGNLSEEDARKEVEKFLRSYTSIQPQV from the coding sequence ATGGAACGCATACAAGCTAATCTGTGGCCTGAAGAGACGATCCCCGCCGGTGAAGGGATTCGCCATTCGGTGCGGCGCTGGTGGCCTGCGATCGTTGGGTTGATCGTTGTCTGGGGTGTACCTATCTGGCACCTTTCAACGGACTGGAGCCTGAGCGATCAGTACAGCTATGGCTGGGTTGTGCCTCTCTTGATGCTCTACCTCGTCCGGCTGAGGCTCACGGACGCCCCCGCGCCGTCTCTTGGCTGGAAGGAGGATCGGAAGAGGGCCGCCATTACGCTGGGCGCGTTGATATTCCTCTATTTTCCCCTGATCGTCATTCGCGTTGCGAATCCCGACTGGCGTCCCTTGGGGTATGTCATTGCAGGTCAGGCGATCGTGATTACCTGGATAGGCGTGTACCTCGCCGCAGGCTGGCGCGTAGCGTGGCACTTTTCAATTCCGTTGCTCTTCTTTCTTGTCGCAGTGCCGTGGCCGCGTCCGATTGACGCTCCCGTCATGCACTACCTGATGGAAAAGAATGCAGGGATCGCCATTGAGGGCCTGCTCTGGGATGGCATTGCGGCCATGCGCAGGGGGAATCTCGTGGTGCTGCCCACCGGCACGGTCGGCGTGGACGAAGCCTGCAGTGGAATCTACTCCCTACAAGGAACCCTCATGCTCTCGATTTTCTTGGGGGAGATGTATCGGTTGGGAGCAACGCGCCGATTGGTGCTTTTGCTTGGAGGGGTAGGGGTTGCCCTTGCGACCAATGCTATTCGCACCTATTGGCTTGCCGCGGTGGCCGCGACGCAGGGTCTCGAAGCCGTAGAGGGCTGGCATGATTCCGCAGGTTATACAATCCTTGCTGCCAACTTCTGCGCGTTGTGGCTGGCGACCGTGGGTCTGACACGACTGCCAAGCCGAAAGTGGCTGGTGACGGGCGATCTAAGCGAGCGCATCTACAGGCATTCTGGTGATGACACTCGTCGCTGGTTCGTGCCGACGGGACGCTGGTTCGCAGCGCTGACTGCAGTCGTCGTCGTTGGTTTTGTATTCAGCGCCTGGTGGTTCGCAAGGGGCGAAGCGCACGCGGAAGCCCCTCTTTCCTGGCAGGTCCAACAGCCTACGTCATACCCTGGATTTGCGACGAAGAGGATGTCTGACAAAGTCGCGATGACTTTGCGTCACGACGCAGGCTGGACGGGATCTTGGAAAGGGTCCCACGGGGAGCGGGTACAGGCATGGTATCTGCGATGGGCACCCGGCAAAAACTCGCCGCAGCTTGCGTCGATGCATGATCCCCGAACCTGCTTGAGCGGCCTGGGACTGGAGATGCAGGCAGAATTGTCCCCTTGGGAATTTCGTCAAGATGCCCTGGCGTTACCAGTAAAGACCTTTCGCTTTCGCGATGGCACCGAAACCGTGCACGTTTACTACGCCTTGTTGGATGATCGGCCTTCCAAAAAGATGGAGCGAAGGTACGACAACACGGTGTTTAGCCGACTTGAGCTCGCGTGGGAGGGAGTCAGGAACCGAGGCCAGCGTCTGGTGGAAATCGGTGTGTGGGGGAATCTCTCGGAAGAAGACGCTCGCAAGGAAGTCGAAAAGTTTTTGAGGAGCTATACAAGTATACAGCCTCAGGTTTAA
- a CDS encoding glycosyltransferase family 2 protein — MKVPVSILVPIKNEASNLPRCLASVSWADEVWVVDSSSTDGSQAIAESHGAKVVQFHLVGTWPKKKNWALENVPWKHEWVFILDADEVLPPEAEEEFRAIVTGNSRDVNGYWINRRFMFLGRWLKHSYYPNWNLRLFRHQYGRYEKLTDADTMSGDNEVHEHVVMKSGTTGRLKVEMDHYAFPTVDVFVEKHNRYANWEARVACEQNENSSAALQHGTVSWRRRLKLFSQKLWGRPFLRFLYVYVWQRGFLDGAEGYHFARLHGFYEYLCVVKTFEWRNRVNRALDR; from the coding sequence ATGAAAGTTCCCGTCTCCATTTTAGTTCCCATCAAGAACGAGGCATCTAATCTTCCCCGTTGCCTGGCTTCAGTTTCGTGGGCTGACGAGGTCTGGGTGGTGGATTCCTCCAGTACCGATGGCTCCCAAGCCATCGCTGAGTCGCATGGGGCGAAAGTGGTGCAGTTTCACCTGGTAGGCACCTGGCCCAAGAAAAAGAACTGGGCGCTGGAGAATGTGCCGTGGAAGCACGAGTGGGTTTTCATCCTCGATGCGGACGAGGTCCTGCCCCCCGAGGCTGAAGAGGAGTTCCGCGCCATTGTGACGGGGAATTCACGGGATGTGAATGGGTACTGGATCAACCGGCGCTTCATGTTTCTCGGCCGGTGGCTTAAGCATTCGTACTATCCCAATTGGAATCTCCGCCTTTTCAGGCATCAATATGGAAGGTATGAAAAGCTCACCGACGCTGACACCATGAGCGGTGACAACGAGGTGCACGAGCATGTGGTCATGAAGTCCGGCACGACTGGGCGGCTCAAGGTGGAGATGGACCACTATGCGTTTCCTACAGTGGATGTTTTTGTGGAGAAACACAACCGGTACGCCAACTGGGAAGCCCGGGTGGCGTGCGAACAGAACGAGAACAGTTCCGCCGCGCTCCAGCATGGCACGGTCAGCTGGCGCAGACGTCTCAAACTTTTCTCACAGAAGCTTTGGGGAAGACCCTTTTTGAGATTTCTCTATGTCTACGTATGGCAGAGGGGGTTTCTGGATGGAGCGGAAGGCTACCATTTTGCCCGTCTTCATGGGTTTTATGAATATTTGTGCGTGGTTAAGACTTTTGAGTGGCGCAACCGGGTGAATCGTGCTTTAGATCGCTGA
- a CDS encoding VanZ family protein, with the protein MLIVLSYLSFKPNPAIQEEQWMPGSVTAWFDMHDQWKNFIGFWSLGFAGFMTWPQGVKGSKWKLWASMTLVIVVMELIQIPIPRRWFDFKDILAGGLGILAAWPCVDFVRHLIAPSSKTSD; encoded by the coding sequence TTGTTGATCGTATTGAGTTATCTCAGCTTCAAGCCGAATCCCGCGATTCAAGAGGAACAGTGGATGCCGGGCAGCGTAACGGCATGGTTTGACATGCATGACCAGTGGAAGAATTTCATCGGCTTCTGGAGCTTGGGGTTCGCCGGATTCATGACCTGGCCCCAGGGCGTGAAGGGTTCCAAATGGAAACTCTGGGCCTCGATGACCCTCGTGATCGTGGTCATGGAACTCATTCAGATTCCGATTCCGAGGCGATGGTTTGATTTTAAGGACATCCTTGCCGGCGGACTCGGCATCCTGGCTGCCTGGCCCTGCGTCGACTTTGTGCGCCACCTCATTGCTCCATCCAGCAAAACCTCCGACTGA
- a CDS encoding DapH/DapD/GlmU-related protein yields MSSLPQPEQNLQETPFDSPWSVGLRIKVVLWDLCWAFCCRWTPKPLNRWRLLWLRMFGATLEGLPFVHQRARVTHPWNLTLHDRACLGDGAHAYALGPIVIKERATIAQEVYLCTGTHDFVDDALPLRTAPIVVGAHAFIGARAFILPGVSVGERAIVGACSVVSRDVPAGAKVAGNPARILGKWQAHES; encoded by the coding sequence ATGAGTTCACTGCCCCAACCCGAACAAAATCTCCAGGAGACGCCCTTTGACAGTCCGTGGTCGGTTGGGCTGCGCATCAAGGTGGTGCTTTGGGATCTCTGCTGGGCATTTTGCTGCCGGTGGACTCCCAAGCCTTTGAATCGCTGGCGCCTGCTATGGTTGAGAATGTTTGGCGCCACGCTGGAAGGGCTTCCCTTTGTTCACCAGCGGGCGAGGGTCACACATCCCTGGAATCTTACGCTGCATGATCGAGCCTGTCTGGGGGACGGCGCTCATGCCTATGCTTTGGGGCCAATTGTGATCAAGGAACGGGCCACGATAGCGCAGGAAGTGTACCTCTGCACGGGCACGCACGACTTTGTGGATGATGCCCTGCCTTTGCGCACCGCTCCCATTGTGGTGGGAGCCCATGCGTTCATTGGGGCTCGGGCATTCATTCTGCCCGGAGTTTCTGTTGGCGAACGCGCTATTGTTGGAGCCTGCAGTGTGGTCAGCCGCGATGTGCCCGCAGGAGCCAAAGTAGCGGGAAATCCAGCAAGGATTCTCGGGAAGTGGCAGGCTCACGAATCCTGA